The following are encoded in a window of Amphibacillus xylanus NBRC 15112 genomic DNA:
- the rsmA gene encoding 16S rRNA (adenine(1518)-N(6)/adenine(1519)-N(6))-dimethyltransferase RsmA, giving the protein MSKEKAIATPSQTKAYLNKFGFSFKKSLGQNFIIDVNILNNILNVAGVTKDVGVIEIGPGMGALTEQLAQAADHVVAFEIDQRLEPILAETLADYDNISIVFEDVLKADVQAVINQHFKPSQPIKLVANLPYYVTTPIIMQLLMSRLPLESITVMIQKEVAERMAAEPNSKSYGSLSIAVQYYTEAIHTFNVPKTAFMPQPNVESAVLHLTFRKEPPVHVEDEPFFFSLVRASFAQRRKTLRNNLVSFFKGKYDKEMVEEKLKQAEISGDRRAETLSIGEFANLANTFC; this is encoded by the coding sequence ATGAGTAAAGAAAAGGCAATTGCAACACCAAGCCAAACGAAGGCTTATTTAAATAAGTTTGGTTTTTCATTTAAGAAAAGTTTAGGACAAAATTTTATTATTGATGTCAATATTTTAAATAATATATTAAACGTTGCGGGTGTTACAAAAGATGTTGGTGTGATTGAAATTGGTCCAGGCATGGGGGCATTAACCGAACAACTTGCACAAGCAGCTGATCACGTTGTTGCATTTGAAATTGATCAACGTTTAGAGCCTATTTTAGCAGAGACTCTTGCTGATTATGATAATATTTCAATAGTTTTTGAAGACGTCCTAAAAGCAGATGTGCAAGCAGTAATTAATCAACACTTTAAACCTAGTCAGCCGATTAAGCTGGTAGCGAATTTACCATACTATGTTACAACACCGATTATTATGCAATTGTTAATGTCACGATTACCACTTGAAAGTATTACGGTCATGATTCAAAAGGAAGTTGCAGAGCGAATGGCGGCAGAGCCAAATAGTAAAAGTTATGGTTCACTTTCAATCGCGGTTCAGTATTATACAGAGGCGATACATACGTTTAATGTACCAAAAACAGCATTTATGCCTCAACCTAATGTTGAATCAGCTGTTTTACATTTAACGTTCCGTAAAGAGCCACCAGTCCATGTTGAAGATGAGCCATTTTTCTTTAGTCTTGTTAGGGCGAGTTTTGCACAAAGACGAAAAACGTTAAGAAATAATTTAGTGAGCTTTTTTAAAGGCAAGTATGATAAAGAAATGGTTGAGGAAAAATTAAAGCAAGCTGAAATAAGTGGCGATCGCAGAGCTGAAACATTATCGATTGGGGAGTTCGCAAATTTGGCAAATACTTTTTGTTAA